One Nicotiana tabacum cultivar K326 chromosome 23, ASM71507v2, whole genome shotgun sequence genomic window, CTAAACATGCATATTAGTTATGTTACTCCTAATATATGAATATCTTACCCCTAACCAGCTACCAAATAGACTCCTAGGGCTGTCAAATTTGGCTCAAGCCCAAATGACCTACCAAACCCGTCCAAGGTTGGGCTGGTTATTGGCCCGTTCATTTATTGAAAtcaactcattttgactcaactcatctcaactcATTTAAAGTTGGGCTAATTTTTAGTCCAAATTGATCCGTGAGTAACTTTGCCAAAATatcttataaataattttttcgtttgatgttatatatgaccataacaaaagaaaaaaataagtcttatttaataattatacaATTCATATGAAAACAACACATATTAAGTAAAGCTTGCTAGGAGTTGGACGGGTTGGgctatgacccaaattttagcAATCTTGACCCAGTCCATCTTAGCCGAAGCAACTTTTGAACGGGTCATTTGACCCGCCAAATTGGCTCAACCCATTTTGACCCATCCAAAATTGGCTCAACCCGCCCATCTGACACCTCTAGCCCCAAGAGTATAATTGTAGGATGCTACTACTTCTgttttagttgattattattTCAAAAAACCAACTATATATATCGTTTTCTCGACTTCCGATTTTTTATTTCTTGTCTAATTTATATTTTTGTCATATGAAATACAAATTCAATCTATTAAAATTACGAATAAATTTTCTCATAAGCTTGttgatcttttttttaaaaaaaaaaaatcaagtagaCAAGAGAAGTAAGGTTTCATAAGGTATCCAATAAGCAAGAATAAAGGAAAGTTgagtaaaaggaaaaagaatgaaGTGTATTTTTCCCACAGGCAATGTCATTATTTAATCAACTTAATACTAATAACAAAACTTTGCCAGCTTAATTAATTTACTACTGTCACAAAAGTTTACTATTTATTGTCAAATGACtaaattcttcaatttaaaaCAATGTAAAATgctgccaaaagaaaagaaaaaaacatagaGCATTCTTATAAGGATTGCATCTCCAAATTATCATATGGTACAATTTCTTTTCCAGAAGAATTAGCTTCAACTTGATCATCATTTCCACTTGCATTCATCTCTTGAACTGGTGGTGGGCTTACAACTGTTGTTGCTGGGGTATCATTGGCCGATAAATGAAGCTTCATCTCTCTGTGTTCTTGACACAAGGCACACCAATGCAAACAACAATGCACCATACATGGATCACATGGTGAATCCTGTACGTATAGTTATATAACTTAAATCTTAAAAATGATGTTGTTTAAAGAATTCTTACATTATTAGTGCATTTTTTAATTGACTCCATCAGGtgaagtaaaataaaaaaaaagaagaagtttagTTTACCTTAAGATGATATTTTGTTTGTAACATCTGACGAGCCATGCCAGTATAAATACCACAAACCCACCAGGTAAATAACAAGCCCTCAGTAATGAGGCATGCTGTATCAGGATCAATGCCATGAAATGCTGCAGTGAGTGCAGCAAGAGTGATTCCACCTTCAATGCAAACCACATGACCAATACAAGCTCCTCTGCTTGATATCTCA contains:
- the LOC107786986 gene encoding cell number regulator 6-like, whose product is MATGTYVRLTKEQESSLQNITPGELNQPIDVQKQTTARCEHCGQNLPPSYQPPADEDWQTGIFGCTEDVDSCLIGLFCPCVLFGRHMEKLNDEISSRGACIGHVVCIEGGITLAALTAAFHGIDPDTACLITEGLLFTWWVCGIYTGMARQMLQTKYHLKDSPCDPCMVHCCLHWCALCQEHREMKLHLSANDTPATTVVSPPPVQEMNASGNDDQVEANSSGKEIVPYDNLEMQSL